AGGTATTAAAACATTTGCAGTCTATCTATTTTGAGACAGAGAACGATAAATATTACTTACCGTCCAAGCATGGAAGATCTAAAACTCGAATATTCAACTTATACAAGGACAACGAATAGTTTTACTAACAAGTGATGaaatattatcatttttctcttctatTATTGACAGGCCGGCGTTAAAGCTTACGAACTAAGAACCAAATCCAAGGAACAATTGGCTTCCCAATTGGTTGACTTGAAGAAGGAATTGGCTGACTTGAAGGTCCAAAAGTTGTCCAAACCATCCTTGCCAAAGATCAAGACTGTCAGAAAGAGCATTGCTTGTGTCTTGACCATCATCAACCAACAACAAAGAGAAGCTGTCAGACAATTATACAAGGGTAAGAAGTACCAACCAAAGGACTTGAGAGCCAAGAAGACCAGAGCTTTGAGAAGAGCTTTGACCAAATTCGAAGCTTCCCAAGTCActgaaaagcaaaaaaagaaacaaatcgCTTTCCCACAAAGAAAGTACGCTATCAAGGcttagtttttttgttacattatcattttaatatttgatatttttggaTATAGTTTaatttgtattttttaaGAACCCCATACGGcaatttattttattaGTGATACGTTAGCTGAATCAGCATACTGTAttaaatatttatttaccATGGGTGTTATGGAATCAACTGCACAAGAGCCTTACCCCCTTACTTCGATCCGGAATAGCGACAAAAGCATGCAGGATTAGTCATATTCCTTTAAATAAATACAGGCATGCCCTTGTATACAAGCTTTATCTATATTTTCGTTCCAGCGGTCAACTATTTCTTGACAATTTCGACTCCCCAATTCAAAGTCAAATGATTAGTTTTATCGTCATCAATGAATCTTGATACGGCGCTGTAGTTACCTCTAGCCAAGAACCCACTAGGAGCTTCACTTTCCGGTAGCTCTACCTCATAGAACGGTTTCGTCTTAGTATTAGGTGCATACGATCCCAAATGGTCATCTATCTTGTCGACAGCAATGCCCGCTTTCTTAATATATTGCACATATCGTAACCCCGTGATGATTTCATGTTGAACTTTGAAAACAATTCTAAGCTTATAAATTGAGttctctttgattttgTATCTTTTGGATGCCAATTCTTTGATAGTCTTTTCGTTGGTAAGATCAAATGTAATGGGATTCGGCTCCGTATTGACTAAAAGTTGAATTCTCTGAACAACCACTTTCCTTTTGTCACCTGGAAATTCCAAAGGTAATACGTCTGAACTTAATCCAAGGGATTCTTTCCACTTAGCTAAAGATTCGTCTTCGGCATCCAAGTTTTTATATTCATCAACAGTTTTTTTGGCTGAAACTTTGTATTGATCATTGTTTCTATCTTCTTCGAATTGACTAAAATCAGTAGTTTCTTCGGCCATTATGCAAGTATTTTTACACCTAAAAAGTTGAATATTCAAGTTATTCGTATCTGTAAATAGGAGAAGGCAGCAAGAACAGATTCATAAATGCTAACAGTTATCAACCAATCTTTATATTATTTCGCTGATCTATTGCGAGAATTAAACGATCGCGTTAGAGAACTGTTTCACCCGGAGCAATGCTCAGAATGATTGAAgcgttgaaaaaaaaaaaaaggcccCGTAACGATTGATAACTTTAAGGCATGGCAAGGGAGGGGAATATCTAGTTGATCTGTTTGCGGTTTATTTTCGGCTCGATATCTAAGTAACTATGAAGATGgtgaaagagaaaagcgaatatatatatatatatatctatatatatgcatgtATACATACTCATAAAAAGTAATCTGGAGTCTTTCTACTGACGGAGGGTTCACCAGGTCTCACGGATGGGTCGTATTGCAAGAACTGCCTATTATGATTTTCATCCACTTCCATGATGGCCGCTTGATTACCACATCTATAACAGTAATTCGGAGCACTGAAGATAGTGACCACGTTTTGCTGATGAGACCAAGCGTAGCCTTCCATGACCAGTTGGTGAGCTCTTGCTATTAGTGATAAATCGTTGGTATGATTGAATTGCTCGCTAACATCTTGTCCAAAGGTGAAGCCTGCACCTCTGGGACTAATTCCCCATCCGCCTCTATCATCAGGATCGGACCATAGGAGGTCGCACATCGGACCTTCGTGAGGTACTTCCTGTATTCTGTTCAATTCTCTAACCTGATCTATGGTCTCTATCATGGGCGAAAGACCTCCATGCAAACAGAAAACTTTGTTATCTACTAAAGCTGTAATGGGGAAGTAGTCGAATAAATCGGTGAACATTTTCCACACATTCGCACTGCCGTATTTCCTCAAACATTCGTCATAAAACCCGTATACCTGGGTGATTTGCCTCGATTCGTGGTTCCCCCTCAGTATAGTGATTCTATGCGGATATCTGACTTTCATGGCGACTAAGTAGGACACAGTCTCGACGGAATAATATCCTCTATCCACGTAATCGCCCATGAAAAGGTAATTAGTGTCGGGGCAAGGACCACCGATTTTGAATAGTTCTAATAAATCATGGAATTGACCGTGTACGTCACCGCAAATTGTCACGGGCACATTGATTGGCTTGACGTTTTCCTCGAACTGCAAAACATCCACTGCCATCTTACATAGTCGGGCCACGTCGTCTTCTGACAACGGCTCGCATTTGCTGAGGTGCTCAATCCATTGGTCGAGCTGGTTTATGTTTGTGTTGGTTAGTTCTAGTGGTTTTGATGACTTGTGGTCTGCTATTCCCGAGGAGCCTGGTTTTAAGTCCTCAATTGAAAACTCctcttcattatcatttatTGAATTGTTGTTGAGGTCCATGTCTTCAGATATTGTGGGAGTCAACTGTTCAGTGACAGCATCTTGCATGGGTACATCTAAATCTGtatccattttctttttgtttattgGTTATATGCAATGGTttatatctttcttttcggCTATTTGTAAATAGGGGTAAAACaacttgttttttttcttcttctctttccttttttcagaaaatgcAAGAGGATAAATTAACAATTTTAGAATTGGATAATAGTCCTACAGAATTGTGTTTATAATGCAGTTACGTTATTATTGGCCAGGTAACGAAAACTAGGGGAAGGGGgcgagaaaaagaacaattcAAAAGGTGTACTTCTGAGATATTAGAGAAAAATTGGCTGATACCGGAGTCCACAACAATGATTCAATACAAACTTTGAAGCAATTGGAGTATGCGTGTCTCAAAAATAGATGAAAGTACGAAGTCGGATTTaatgattttctttattccGAGAACGCTGTGACAGAGGGGACctgaagttgaaaaaaaactgctaTAGGAAGGATTATGAGAACTAAGGTTATCCAGAAAAGGGTCCTTAATAATATCTAATAACCAATTAAATCAGCTGGTAACTTTCCACACGCAATCCCAGATTCATTACCGGCACCCCGATAgcaaatatttcatttttctttcattttttcactttggTTTCATCCTTAAAACTTACCTTTTTCATCGTTTCGTACGCAGGCGATATTCCAGATGTAACTTAAGGGTAATGGAACAGTACCTCAAAGTAGTAATAAGTGCCACTAAAATCGGCAGGCTAAACCgcaatcaaaaaatgatgattcattttattttattgatagGAAACTATGTAATATTAAATTAATAGATATAAAGTTGATCTCcgttcaaaatattctcaaCAAAATCATATTTTCGAAAGAATGACGGTCCAATCTAGGAATTTTATAAGAGGGAAAAGTACGCAGAAATCAATCTTGTTTGACCTGTACTTAAATATTCACTCGCAATCCGCTTATTTGGATCTGGCTCTCACCTTCCGTCTCTTTCTCTTAAGTCTTCTagttctcttctttctccaCTTAGCTCTCATTTGGAATTAAGTCGATATAGCTATCTTGAGAATGAACCAAAAATTGACAGTACAAACGAAATAGAAGATATTAAAAAGTAGAGAGAgtgaaaaagggaaatgAGGTAAACGGTATCAATATAGAGTGTTGGGTCTAAACTAAAAGTACGACACTGATTTGGTCtccatatatataaacttCCCCGGCAAGCTGGGAAGCGTTACGGACAATGACGGGTAAATGGGCGAAAATACCGTGGGCGGAATATTCTGCTTTTGCCTTTGACATAAGGGGTCGGGCggacatttttttgtcgATCCCTTATTAAAACTTAGTCGTGAATAAACAGAGAAAGGTACGGGTGAAGAAGTTCTGCAGAGGTACGGGTGATAAAGTAGTCCTTGTATTATCGCAGCATTGTGAACGATGAATGCCAAGTAAGggaaaaatggaaatatACGAAGTGTTGGAGGAGGGGAAGAGGTGTTTACATTTCAACCGGCACGACAACGTTCTCGAGTGAACCAAAAACCTAGAACTTTCTTTGCACTAATCTAGAACACCTTGGTTGCTAAATAGGACTGTGACATTGCTGAGGAGGGACGTGAATGGTATTTTTTACATACATTGACAATTTTAATGGAAGATACTCATTCCAGCAAAGAAGTATATTCAAATACGTCGTCAGCGACATCTTCTAGGATTACAGACCAAAACCATATCGACTCGAATTTGGATCTGGAGAAAAACGAGACTGTGAGAGGCTCAGGTTCACTGGAGTCATTACGAAATGCCAAGATACGTATTCCTAAGCGCAGCGATGGTTCGCCACTGGATTATCCCAAGTTAAACACTTACACGTTTGTACCGACCACAGTGCCTCCATACGTGCTCGAGGCGCAGTTTGATAAACTAAGACTCCATGGTAAGGGTCCTGTTGATGGAAATGTTAGTGATGATAAGAGTTTTCCTAAGGAATTCAAGTGGGGCCAATTTGCATCTGAAATCGGCTGTCATTCTGCATACACCAAAGACCAAAACGATAATCACAGCCATATTCTAAAACCATCGGCCCACGATAACTATTCTCTAGCATCCTCGACCTCATCCAAAAATGCAGCTCGAAGAGAAATCCTGGGCGATATGTCCAGTGAATGGGGCGGTGAAGAGCGCTTGGAGGATGTGCTACATTCTGAGATAGGCGTTAACTTAGAATTCAAGACCACGGAGGAGAGGAAAGAATGGTTACAgtatattgaaaaagtgAAGGAATTTTATTACAGCgat
This is a stretch of genomic DNA from Saccharomyces kudriavzevii IFO 1802 strain IFO1802 genome assembly, chromosome: 4. It encodes these proteins:
- the RDI1 gene encoding Rdi1p (similar to Saccharomyces cerevisiae RDI1 (YDL135C); ancestral locus Anc_7.303): MAEETTDFSQFEEDRNNDQYKVSAKKTVDEYKNLDAEDESLAKWKESLGLSSDVLPLEFPGDKRKVVVQRIQLLVNTEPNPITFDLTNEKTIKELASKRYKIKENSIYKLRIVFKVQHEIITGLRYVQYIKKAGIAVDKIDDHLGSYAPNTKTKPFYEVELPESEAPSGFLARGNYSAVSRFIDDDKTNHLTLNWGVEIVKK
- the PPH21 gene encoding phosphoprotein phosphatase 2A catalytic subunit PPH21 (similar to Saccharomyces cerevisiae PPH22 (YDL188C) and PPH21 (YDL134C); ancestral locus Anc_7.302), with the translated sequence MDTDLDVPMQDAVTEQLTPTISEDMDLNNNSINDNEEEFSIEDLKPGSSGIADHKSSKPLELTNTNINQLDQWIEHLSKCEPLSEDDVARLCKMAVDVLQFEENVKPINVPVTICGDVHGQFHDLLELFKIGGPCPDTNYLFMGDYVDRGYYSVETVSYLVAMKVRYPHRITILRGNHESRQITQVYGFYDECLRKYGSANVWKMFTDLFDYFPITALVDNKVFCLHGGLSPMIETIDQVRELNRIQEVPHEGPMCDLLWSDPDDRGGWGISPRGAGFTFGQDVSEQFNHTNDLSLIARAHQLVMEGYAWSHQQNVVTIFSAPNYCYRCGNQAAIMEVDENHNRQFLQYDPSVRPGEPSVSRKTPDYFL
- the RPL35B gene encoding 60S ribosomal protein uL29 (similar to Saccharomyces cerevisiae RPL35A (YDL191W) and RPL35B (YDL136W); ancestral locus Anc_7.306), giving the protein MAGVKAYELRTKSKEQLASQLVDLKKELADLKVQKLSKPSLPKIKTVRKSIACVLTIINQQQREAVRQLYKGKKYQPKDLRAKKTRALRRALTKFEASQVTEKQKKKQIAFPQRKYAIKA